In the Triticum aestivum cultivar Chinese Spring chromosome 2B, IWGSC CS RefSeq v2.1, whole genome shotgun sequence genome, AACCAAAGTCGGTGATTTTCGGCACCATATCATCATCGAGCAGTATGTTTGCAGGCTTCAAGTCAAGGTGAATAATAGGCTTGTCTGTTTGCTCATGGAGGTAACATAAGCCATAGCAAACCCCCTCGATTATTTTGTAGCGTGTGCTCCAATCAAGTCCGGAAGATTCATCTGCATTTTTAACCATAAGAAGAGCATCATAACACTATGATTGTTGTTCTCTAGGTAATACATGCGAAAGGGTCACAATTTTTCACTACAAGTTTTCAGTGATACCAAGACCATGTGTGAATAAAATACAATTTTTTTATGATGAAAGTTTCTCTAACTTCATATGGAGTGGCGTACCTGTTATATACTTATCAAGGCTTCCCTTGGATAGATACTCCAAGCAAAGTAACCTTTCCGGCGTCTCTGCAAAAACATGTTTCCCTTCGTACTCTAAACACTCATTTCGTGTTTCATAGCAGTAGCCTATGAATCGCACTATATTAGGGTGCTTAAGCATCATAAGATGATAAACCTCATTCTCAAATTGCTTCTGGCCAAGCATGAATGACGACGCTATCTTCTTCACAGCAATAATCTCCCCATTTTGTAGCACACCCTGTTTAAAATTATCTTATTTTTATGGATAGTCCAGTTACACATATTTGAAAATTTGAAAGATTGACAAAGTTTTAAACAAAAGAAATATGCGACCTTACCTTATATACCACACCGAAACCACCGTGGCCTAGTATTCGCTCGTCGGTAAAGTTATTTGTGATTTCTTTCAAATATTGCAATGATACATCTCGCGGTCTTGAACTCTCATCCTGTGATATGCTTTCCAAGTTATTTGTGATTCCTTTAAAATGTTGGAATAGTACATCTCGTGGTAGTGGTAGTGAACTCTCATCATGTGGTATGCTTCCCAAGTCAATGGTGTACACTTTCAGACATAATTCCCCGCTCACAAGCGAGAACATCGAAGGCTTCTCCAGTGGATGAAATAATAGTACAGCTTCAGAGAAGGGCCCGCATGATTTTCCAGCAATTGTGACCTTCCCAAGTAAGGTCTTGGAACGTTTGAACGAAGTGTCGACTCGGTAAACATATGCTTCAATATTAAGGAGATGAAGATTAGATGGTTCCCACATGTCGAAGTAGAAGCGCTGGTTCCACACCGGATTCACATCTGTCTCACAGTTTGCGGTGCGGAGCCGGAAAAAATCGAAGGAAACCTCGACGCAAGTCCAACCAGAAGTTCTGTCGTCCTTGGGCCTGAGGTTTTGAGCACTTACGACCTCCACACACATCCCCACTGGGGCTGGATAGTTGCCATGAAGGAGCCAATTGCCTCTGATGGAGTCCTCCCTATCACTGTCGAAGTCAGGGGGGTCATAGTATACATTTAGATCCAATTTCCCTGACACAACAGGGAAGAGCATGAAACGCTTTTCCAGAGGATACCGGGATGGCCGTGTAGAAGGATTGAACGGCCAGAATGAGCTCATATTTATTGTGGCCTTGCCATGGAAAGAATTTTGACCGGGGAAGGATTCGTCCGTGCTATACACACTCGCTTCAAGAACAAGATTATGAACATTATATGAAGACGACAGGGGGTAGAAGTAGAATCGCTCGTCCCACTCCCACTCTAGGGAGAACATACGTTTCTTGTACTTGACACTCGTGCGAAACTGCTGGGAATCAAAGCTGAGGACCACAAAGGCCATGGTGGTACCTCGGCAATATAGGTCCTCCAGGTCCGCTCCTGCAACCTGTACGACCAACCTACCAGCTGGCGCCATGGTCTCTGCAGATGTAGCAATTTACAGTCCCTAGTGCACATAAAAACAGCACTACTGGTGTTTGGGAAACACCATCGCCTACAAGTAAGGCTCCACGAACAGTCTGCCAGCAATATAAACCTTCAAACCCGTGTCTGGATAGAAGAAACAAATTAAACTCGTATCAGTTCCGGTCCTCTCCCCATGCAACGCAACGTGCAAACAGATCCGCAACAAACTGGAGTGGATGCATGGGGTGTAGAGAAGGAAAAACTACTACAGCACTTGGATTAGAGCAGAGGAAACAAGTAAAAGAAAAGGTGGATCAAGTAAGGTTCGCTCACAGATAGTGCGTAGGGGATGAATCCTGAGTCCGGATAGGATGCGCAAGTCGAGTGGGGCGGATCGACGAGGACGGAGAAGGTGAGGGTCCGATCGATCGTTGACCCACCCTTACTTGCAGAGGAGGGGAAGGATGGGTAACAACTAACAAGGAAGGAACAAAGCAGTGCAGAGTTTGTCACCTCACCACTTGATAAAAACAGAGCTCCAGCCAAATACACGGTGTGTCTTCTTGTCCTCATCCACGATATGAATTAAAAGGCTATGGAGATTGGACTGGTTACACACCAGCCAAATGGGTAGTAGGTATTTACGCGCAAAGCCCAACCAACGCATATGATATGCTCCTGCGCGTCAGTCTCTGTATATGTGTGTACGCATGTCGAAGcttcaaaaacaaaaaacatgcatgtGAAGCGACGACCCACAGTCAACGGTCAACCAAATGTTAGCGCGCCCGTGGGTTTACAAAGTAAGCAGTTCTCTTTAACCTGACAAAAGAATTAAATCAGACAGAAACACGCTACCTAAAGCGCGTCCAAGGCTCAAGCAGAAAAAAATGATGCCTTGGGCACTTTGGAACCGATGATGTGCCAACACCCACGTATTCTAGCTCTACTAGTGGTTGGGGCGTGCCAAGGGCGCGCCTCCTGAGCGGGAGCTTGGCAGTGCCAGCTAGTTGGCGCCCCTTGCACATGCTTTTGTACACTAATTAGCGTGTTTGATGTTGCTGTTAATTAGGCAACTGACATTTGAAGCAGAGAATAGCCGTAGAAATAAGTAGTTGTACACAATAGTGCCATTATGGATATTAACAGGTGGATGTAGACCACCTCAGTGACAACAGCGGAGTTTACATAGGCAACGATATAGGTGTTGGATCTTCAAAAGGACCCAATAGCGGCGTCCAAAAGTAGGCCCTTCTTGCTCGAATCTTCGTCTCAGTAACAAAGACAAGAGCAGGCCCTTCTTGCTTCACGACATTGTGAAGCTCtcgaactgcctcggggttcccaagcccccaaCAGTTCCAAATTAGACAAATCATTGGGACGAGCAGGGCTTATTTGCAGCCGCTACCGAAGATTCAGAGctaggggggtgggggtgggtttCTTTTTATTGGATTCTTTGATGGTGCCATCATTCTCATCTTCCACCACTCTCTCCTCCAGACTCGCATCGGTGAGCTCGTTCCCTCCAGAAACATGAGCATGATCTGTCAGAAGCGGTAGCTCAACCTTGCGGTAAATTTGTGTTGGCAGACCTCCTTTCCGTTTTGGTGCTGAATTGCATTTCACAGGAGAGTTCACCTCTGCATCATCTGCTGTAGTACTCGAGTTCCTTGTATCATTCTTACTTGATTTTGGCTGCTGGGTCTTGGAGGAGCTCTCATTGGATGTAGTCTTTTTTTCCTTTCATCCGGCGGCCGGAGACCTTTCCCAAACAGAATATTGCCATGTTCTTCTCTGGTTCTAGGCATCAGGCAAATAAGATCAGAGTGGTCCAGGCcaccacatgaaaaacaaaagtgAGGAATAGGAATATTCTCATATTGGATATCATACGGATATGTAGTTCCTCGTCTTGAATACTCAATAAGTATCCACCTCCTTAGCGGTTTAGCGACATCTAGGGTTACCCTTGCACGCAGGTAGCCACCGCCATGATCAAATTGAATGGAACTAGCCTCCTTATCATTCTGTTTTGCTATTGCCTTGCTCCACGCTTCATTAGATTGAAGGGGAGACTGACAACTCTTGGCCTCTTGCCCAGTCTTGAAGCTTGTCAAATCTGAGTTCTGACGGGCACATGCACTCATCAAATTCTGAAAGAATCACCGCATGCTTATTGATATGCCAAGGAGATCCTTCCCACACACGGTCTCCATCCCGCTGCGTCAACTCCGACAGAGCCCGTGCGATGCAGTGTGTCGTATGTGCGCACATCACCGTTCGATCCGGTAGTCCCCAGCCGAGGTCGGCATTTGTGTGTATTCCACGACGTTGAAAGCTGCACGTGTGGAGCTCCATCAGCGGCTGCTGAGGCCGCAACTCGGGGGTTCCATCCAAGCAGTCCAGATCGCGGGCCAGGGCCACCGCCCACATTACGGGCGTGTTTCGTTGCCCGCATAAGgtccaaccaggcccgcgcgggaaggaTCCGGCCTGTTTGGTAGCCTGCATACACTATTGGGCCTGCATTGCACGCTTCTTAAAGCACCTTTGGGCATGGCTCGCTGGAAACCTAGGAATCGACAGTTTCAGGCCGAGCGGAAGCGCAGCGAGCGGCCCTTGCACGAGGAGAAACGGGAGGGATGTGAGCTATTTACGtggtgtcttcttcaacctctagtaagCTCCTCTCTACCATGTCCCTCTAAtctacacaacggtgcttcgattcgaggtaagctctacacgaaaaagatgcacatgGATGCTACAGTTTCATTCAGGCGATCGGTTTGTAGTTTCTCGACCGTACATGCTCAATCTCTTGTTCCCGTTTGGAGCTGTTTTGGACGAATTTTGTCAAATTCGTCGCACACGATCGATTGTTTGAAATTTCCTCTAGTCGGTGTGGTTTCTCTCGGACTCCTCTTTCGCATCTTGCTGCGGTAGCGTCATCGGCGCCGTCGTTCATCTCGGCCTTCTCTCCATTATCCTACTACAGTTCAGCCGCCATGGCGCGCACACTGACGGAGTTCTTCTCCTCTGTTCTTCTCTGCCACCGACGGGgtcgatcatctcggcctcctctctctcgtCCCACTACACTGGAGTCGTTTCGGCGTCaatcatctcggcctcctctctcgtcctACTACACGGAGGATACCATGGCGCGAGCACTGCATTCTTCTCCTCTGTCCACTGTCTTTGCGCGGGCACCGCGACTAGTTCGTCGACGGTGTCGCTCGCCGTGCCGCCGACGGGGTTGCTCGTCCACGACTCCATGCTCGTTATGTCGGACACGGCGTCACGGCCACTatccaccgcagtcgccatggtCCGACGCACACTACATTTCTTCTCCCACTTTCTCTGCTATCTCTTAACCgtgtgtgctaagtgcaagtgctagctcttaatcataccccatgcgggcaaccaaaTAGCATGTAGTTGTATGCGCCgagacaatgcaggcaaccaaacaacgtgcgaaagttgatcccctaatgcaggaagtctatatgcaggcaaccaaacaactcgcAGATGTCGCATATGAGGCTGTTTTTCCATAGCCAGACTGGGTTGAGATGTCTATGCAATGCAACTACTAGTCACTaccgcaaccaaacacaccctacaaATGCCGACCTCGCTAGCGTACGTACGACATACGTTTGGACTGCTGGCACTCTGCTGTGCGCCTGGAATCGAATTGATCAATGGTGGCAACTCTGTTGTGCACGTGGGATGTCACCTGGTCCTACTGTTTTCTTGGTGTACGTAGAATTACCTAGTCATTTCTTCGATGAGATAATagtattatgtactccctccgtcccatgatataatgacactacactagtgttagaAATATTATGAAAGGGAGAGAGAGTAATAGTCACGGCATCTCCAATCGGCAATAACTGGCCTCCCTACCCCACCCTTGCCGCTTCACCCTAGCTATCCTTTCTAGTTTGCGTGTCATGGTGGGGCAGACGATGTATGGATGGTGCAGTACATCCtcaagtgcatgcatgcatgttgcgCAACGATAAAAGCAAAAGGATAAAAGCGAAAGGGGGCTAGAGCAGTAAGCTGCACCTTTACAGTGGCCGGCCTAAAGCGACATGTGTTTTAAATCGATTTCTTCGCTGCTCACTAGTGTCTGCCGCCAAGAGCCTTGATGGTAGGGTATTTTTTACGTCGAACAGGCATGACTGCGTAGTTAGGTCCTATTGTGAGAGCTTGTGGTGGTAATCTTTGTTATCCTACCGCCAGAGACTACGGCGGCTGGAAAAAGGCTAGATCGTGAATTATTTAAGAATTAGGGGCCACATTGTGCAAACTACGGCAAAGGGGTCAAAACGGAAAAAAGTCCAAAATTAACCTTGAATTTGTAGACcaaagctaaatcaaaccctgaaATTTCATTTCCTGAAATTAGCACACCGAACCCTTTGttcccggtctattttaaaccttgggAGCGTTTCCAAACAgggataagagcatctccagccgttgagccccccaggaggcatttttttcgCCGCCTGGGGGGCTGCCGGTGAAAAAAATTAGCCCGGAGTGAAGAAATTTTCACTCGTTGCGCCCCCAGCGGTAGCCGGCTCCGCATCTTCCCGAGCGTTGAGCAACTTGGCGTAGAGCATCTTGTCGCTGGAGAGGCCGTGCTTGAGCATCATCATGCCGATGCCGCTGCCGCTCAAGTGGTTGCCCACACCGATGGTGGGGCACTCGCCAGCCGGGAACGCGAGCCGGGAGTCGCTCTTGGCGATGGTGTAGTACAGCTCCCCGATGGTGACGCCCGATTCAAAATAAACCTTGAATTTGTAGACcaaagctaaatcaaaccctgaacttTCATTCCCTGAAATTAGCACACCAAACCCTTTGttcccggtctattttaaaccttgggAGCGTTTCCAAACAgggataagagcatctccagccgttgagcccCTCAGGAGGCATTTTTTTCGCCGCCTGGGGGGCTGCCGGTGAAAAAATTAGCCTGGAGTGAAGAAATTTCACTCGTTGCGCCCCCAGCGGCAGCCGGCTCCGCATCTTCCTGGGCGTTGAGCAACTTGGCGTAGAGCATCTTGTCGCTGGAGAGGCCGTGCTTGAGCATCAtcatgccgctgccgctgccgctcaaGTGGTCGCCCACGCCGATGGTGGGGCACTCGCCGGCCGGGAACGCGAGCCGGGAGTCGCTCTTGGCGATGGCGTAGTACAGCTCCCCGATGGTGACGCCCGAGTCGACCCAGACCGTGGACTGGAGCCGGTTGACGCGTACAGCCCAGAGGTTGGCGCCGAGGTTAACCACCGCGAATGctggaatatttttcaaaattctagaatatttattttatttttttcaataCGAACATATTTTGAATTAGGAATTTCGAAAGCTGGATTTGCAATtcccaaatattttttgaatttgcaaagaCATTTTAAAGTATGAACAGCTTTGAATTTGTGAATGGAAAATTAAAATGCAAACTTTTATTGAATTGACGAAGAAATTTTCGAAGCATAATTTTTTTTCCAATTTATGCACAAAATTTCAAAG is a window encoding:
- the LOC123042843 gene encoding lysM domain receptor-like kinase 10 is translated as MAPAGRLVVQVAGADLEDLYCRGTTMAFVVLSFDSQQFRTSVKYKKRMFSLEWEWDERFYFYPLSSSYNVHNLVLEASVYSTDESFPGQNSFHGKATINMSSFWPFNPSTRPSRYPLEKRFMLFPVVSGKLDLNVYYDPPDFDSDREDSIRGNWLLHGNYPAPVGMCVEVVSAQNLRPKDDRTSGWTCVEVSFDFFRLRTANCETDVNPVWNQRFYFDMWEPSNLHLLNIEAYVYRVDTSFKRSKTLLGKVTIAGKSCGPFSEAVLLFHPLEKPSMFSLVSGELCLKVYTIDLGSIPHDESSLPLPRDVLFQHFKGITNNLESISQDESSRPRDVSLQYLKEITNNFTDERILGHGGFGVVYKGVLQNGEIIAVKKIASSFMLGQKQFENEVYHLMMLKHPNIVRFIGYCYETRNECLEYEGKHVFAETPERLLCLEYLSKGSLDKYITDESSGLDWSTRYKIIEGVCYGLCYLHEQTDKPIIHLDLKPANILLDDDMVPKITDFGLSRPLDKQKTVCTSSRDGTFGYMAPEFLHEGKITPKSDIFSLGVIIMEIVIGDRNYPDTGTPSDDFMELVRKTFSPSKTRSLFYINGVAFYLLHTSILDVCLDSTSTDSW